In the Pongo abelii isolate AG06213 chromosome 18, NHGRI_mPonAbe1-v2.0_pri, whole genome shotgun sequence genome, TTGATGACGACAGACACTTGTTCAACATCGATGCCTGCAGGAAGGAGAGTTGGAGGCTGAGAGGACTAAGGACAGGAGGCAAATCAGTCATGTGgtccatccatacaatggagCATGACTCAGCATTAAGGGAACACGGCACTAACAGACGTGCGTGACGTTGAGTGCAGGAAGCCAGATCTGAAAGGCAGTACGAGATTCAGATGATGCCCCAAAGCAAAGCTACAGGCATAGAAACCAAACTAGCAGGGtttgggggtggggtgcagggaGAGGTGATGAATGAGTCCCTGAGAGTTGGAGACAGAGAGAAGTAAGGACAGGAGACAAAAATCACTGTCATCCATAGGTAAGTCAATGCATACCAACTTCTGGTAGAGGGAAAGAATTTGGggggccgagtgcggtggctcatagcggtagtcccagcactttgggaggccgaggcaggcagatcatctgaggtcaagagttcaagactagcctggccaacactgcaaaaccccatctgtactaaaaatacaaaaattagctgggcttggtggcaggcgcctgtaatcccagctgctagggaggctgaggcgggagaatcacttaaacctaagaggtggaggttacagtgagctgagattgtgccactgcactccagcctgggccattgagcgagactctgtctcaaaaaaaataaataaatttgggacAGGCCAACTCTGGGAATTGGGTACAAGAGAGGGCACATACAGGCATACAGCAGAACCTGgaggaaaagaacaaaactttGGCAGGTGCCAACAAAATTATGAAATCAGTCAGTAAGCCTCTGGAAGACACAATGTTCTGGAGATGGGCACCCCTGGAAGAGCAGGCTCCGTTCTCTACCAGTCAGATGCCTGTACATTTCCTTCCACCAAGTCAGGACTCCTGGCTTCTGTGGGAGTTCTTATCACCTGAGGGAAATCCAGTCTCTCCTAGAAAGGAACAGTGTCACCAACCCCACCCATCTCCCTGAGACCATCCGACTTCCCTGTGTACAAGGATTTCTGGCTCTAACTGGGCCTGGGACCCTGAGCCTGGCAGACCAGGTGGGACACATCCTCTGCTCACCGCGGGCACACACGTTGGTGGTCACCAAAACCTTCTCTTTGCCCTCTCGGAAGCGCTCAATCACCGCAGCCCTCTGCTCCACCATCATCTCCCCACTCAGCAGAGCCACCTGGTGGCCTTCTTTTGAGAGCTCTGCTGCCAGCCAACTAGCTGTTTTGCGAGTCTGTAGTGAAAAGAATTGTTTTTTATGAAGAGACctgttaaaaacaaaaggaagacaaCTGCTAAAAAGTGGCTTGCCACGATTAAAATACATGAAGGTCCTGCTAAATCCAGTTAGGAGGTTAGGCTTAAAATTTCTCAATgaagcatggtggtacacacctgtagtccaagctacacacttgagcccaggagttcaaggctgtccTGCACAACATGGCAAGaacccatctaaaaaaaaaactttttttttcaaatagaattttagtcatattttagtcatatgatttctttctttttagataaGTTACGTTAACTGCTGTTAGTTTTTTATCTAGGAAGAGTGTGGCTTTAGCCAAAGATCTTCATTCCTAGATAGTCTATGTTCTTGCCAGatatggtggcttgtgcctatagtcttaggctttgggaggttgaggctggaagatcgcttgaggccaggagtttgagaccagcctggacaacatagcaagaccccacctctacaaaaataaaaataaaaattagcctgacatgcatggggcacacacctgtagccctagtAACAagagccaaggctgcagtgagccatgaccatgccactgtatTCTGGCCTgaatgatagagcaagaccttatgtcaaaaacaaacaacaaaaacatatatattttaacatttcattttaaatttaaattttttgagacaggatctcattctgttgcccactctggagtgcagtggcacaatcacagctcactgcagtctcaacctcctgggctcaatcagtcctcccatctgagcctctcaagcagctggggccacaggtacgtaccaccatgcctggctaatttttaaaatttttgtagagatggggtcttgctatgttgtgcaagctggtcttgaactcctgggctcaagaagatccccccacctcagcctcccaaagggctgggattacaggcgtgcgccactgtgcccagccatatatatatttttaatgatgaggtctcactatgttgcccatgctggtctgaactcctgggctcaagtgatcctccaacctcagcctcttgagtagctggggctacaggtactTGCCCagcttatattcttttttttgttgtaggtttttgtttgtttgtttgtttttgtattgagacagagtttcgctcttgttacccaggctggagtacaatggagcaatcacagctcactgcaacctccgcctcccgggttcaagcgattctcctgcttcagccccctgagtagctaggattacaggtgcacaccaccacgcacagctaattgtttgtattttttggtacagatggggtttcaccatgttggccaggctggtcttgatctcctgacctcaggtgatccacccgccttggcctccaaaagtgcagggattacaggcatgagccaccgtgccggctgCCCAGCTTATattcttaaaaatctaaaaattatttcattggcTGTTACTTGGGTTTTTTTCCAAGTAATCACTAAGAAGTGGAATCAAAGTCTCCCTCTTACAACTCACTAAAACCTTAGGAGAACAAACCACTTCCTTTCTTCCCATGGCAGCCAGGGGCATCCAGTCCTCCTGAGCCCTGTGGGGAGCTGGCTGAGAGGGAAGGGCCAggcctgccactgccactgctactCACATGGCAGAAGATCATGGCTTGAGCAATGGTGATGGCCCCGTAGAGGTTACACAAGGCCTGGAACTTCTCATCTCTGCTGCTGCACAGGACATAGTACTGCTTGATGGTGTCCAGGGTCTCTTCCTCACGCTTCAGTTTGATAACGTTTGGGTCTGGGACCACTTTCTGGGCAAACTTCCACACAGAATCTTCAAAGGTGGCGGAGAAAAGCAGCATCTGGCAGTTCCTGGGCAGCATCCTGCAAGGGAAGGCCCTGGTAGGTGGCCCCAGGAAATGACAGAAGCACAGCCTCCCCAGCTGGGAGGGTCTAGATGCCCAGGAAGGCTGATAGGGGAGGAGTGTCTCAGGGAGGAGGAGTGGCAGGCCTGGGTTGGGGACAGGGGTTGGGGAAGAGTCCCTAGATCTCCTTTCTCAACCCAGGCTGGGAGGGACTGTGGTCAGTGCTGACACGGAAATGGCCCGTCAAACAAATGCTGCTGAGAGTACGAGAGCCAAGACCCAGGCAGAAGCCAGAGGAGGCGTCTGAAGTGAAGGGAGAAGACACTGCAGATGGGGAGTCTGAGGAGTCCCCCGCCCTCGAGATCCCTACCTCTGGATGCGGATGCTCTGATCCTGGTGGCCCTGAGTGGCTATCATGACGTCAGCCTCATCCAGAACAAACACCTTGATTTTCTTGGGATCAATGAACTTGAGCTTGGAGCACCAGTCCAGCACGGTCCCAGGGGTGCCAATGACAATCTGCTCACTGATCTTCTGGCCTCTTTCCACTGTGGAGACCCAAGATGTTTTCCATGCAtgggtatttctttctttctttcttttttttttttttttgagacggagtctcactctgtcgcccaggctggagtgcaatggcatgatctcaactcactgcaacctctgccgcccaggttcaagcaattcgcctgcctcagcctcccaagtagttaggattacaggcacctgccactgcacctggctaattttttttgtatttttagtagagatgggtttcaccatcttggccaggctggtcttgtacccCTGACctggtgacccacctgcctcggcctcccaaagtgctgggattacaggcgtgagccactgtgcctggcctccatggGTATTTCAAAGGCAAAGCCAGCTCTTCTCTCTGAGAAATTCTAAacctattatatattttaatgcaaatGTTTTGCTGTTTGCATTAATATATTAAGGAAAGGTTAGGATATCACTATAGTATTTAatggacataaaaacagacacaaatgcTGAAAAggtaatgggtacaaaaatacaattaaaagaagtaagatctagcatttgatagcacaacgtggtgactacagtcaacaatttattgtacatttaaaaataactaaaagggctgagcacagtggctcatgcctgtaatcccagcattttggaaggctgaggcaggcggatcacctgaggtcaggagttcgagaccagcctggccaacatgacgaaaccccatctctactaaaaatacaaaaattagctgggtgtggtggtgggctcatgtaatctcagctatttgggaggctggggcaggagaatcgcttgcacccaggaggtggaggttgcagtgagctgagatcgctccactgcactccagcctggcgacagagagagactctgtctcaaaaaaaaaaaaaaaaaaaaaaaaaaaaaaaaattcagaattctcTACCCTTCTAATTTGAATACAAAttgcaaaattttaaatgattatctCCCAATAAGtttcattata is a window encoding:
- the LOC100455355 gene encoding ATP-dependent RNA helicase DDX19B isoform X9 codes for the protein MLSQVEPANKYPQCLCLSPTYELALQTGKVIEQMGKFYPELKLAYAVRGNKLERGQKISEQIVIGTPGTVLDWCSKLKFIDPKKIKVFVLDEADVMIATQGHQDQSIRIQRMLPRNCQMLLFSATFEDSVWKFAQKVVPDPNVIKLKREEETLDTIKQYYVLCSSRDEKFQALCNLYGAITIAQAMIFCHTRKTASWLAAELSKEGHQVALLSGEMMVEQRAAVIERFREGKEKVLVTTNVCARGIDVEQVSVVINFDLPVDKDGNPDNETYLHRIGRTGRFGKRGLAVNMVDSKHSMNILNRIQEHFNKKIERLDTDDLDEIEKIAN